Proteins encoded together in one Laspinema palackyanum D2c window:
- a CDS encoding M48 family metallopeptidase, which yields MAFPKTTLIGLKADGFRHPLDLEATQSLKQLPGLDLIVRQLLGSIGEQFFYLDNIASSVLVSEQQLPELHQLLKEACQVLDLETPELYVRQHPMPNAYTFAMRGKKPFVVIHTSLIELLTPAEIQAVIGHELGHLKCEHGVYLTLANLIMLAAGQLSTVGALIAQTLQSQILQWVRCAEFSCDRAALLATQDSRVVSSVLMKLAGGSPTLAPQLNLDAFLAQARAYDESSSTELGLLLKEAQTGQLTHPLPVLRAREIDRWASSKDYETLLQKGKMCYSSETEKKGEWRNW from the coding sequence ATGGCTTTCCCAAAAACAACCCTGATCGGACTCAAAGCAGATGGCTTTCGTCATCCTCTGGATCTAGAAGCAACCCAATCCCTCAAGCAACTCCCTGGACTAGACTTAATCGTCCGCCAGTTGCTCGGTTCCATTGGCGAACAATTTTTTTACCTGGATAATATTGCTTCTAGCGTTTTGGTCAGTGAGCAACAGTTGCCCGAGTTGCATCAGTTGCTCAAGGAAGCCTGCCAGGTTTTGGATTTAGAGACCCCGGAGCTCTATGTTCGTCAACATCCGATGCCGAATGCTTATACCTTCGCGATGCGGGGCAAAAAACCCTTTGTGGTGATTCACACCTCGCTGATTGAACTGCTGACACCGGCGGAAATCCAGGCGGTGATCGGACATGAGCTGGGGCATCTCAAATGCGAACATGGGGTTTATTTGACCCTGGCGAATTTGATCATGTTAGCGGCAGGACAACTTTCGACGGTGGGGGCTTTGATTGCTCAAACTCTCCAAAGTCAAATTTTGCAGTGGGTAAGATGCGCCGAGTTTAGCTGCGATCGCGCTGCCTTATTAGCCACTCAGGACTCGCGAGTCGTGAGTTCGGTCCTAATGAAATTGGCCGGGGGTTCTCCTACTCTGGCTCCCCAACTCAATTTGGATGCCTTTCTCGCCCAAGCTCGGGCTTACGATGAGAGCAGTAGTACAGAACTCGGCCTTCTGCTCAAGGAAGCCCAAACCGGCCAACTCACCCATCCTCTGCCTGTACTAAGGGCTAGAGAGATTGATCGCTGGGCCAGCAGCAAAGATTATGAAACTTTGTTGCAAAAGGGAAAAATGTGTTATAGTAGTGAAACCGAGAAAAAGGGCGAGTGGCGAAATTGGTAG